The uncultured Fibrobacter sp. genome includes the window GATGCTCTGGATGGCGACCGCGAAAGGAAATTTCGCACCCAGGAGCGCCTACTTTTTGGATCGCCGCCAAAAGAAATCAGCCGGGAGTTTGATTATCGGCGGGCGACTGCAGCGAAACATTGCCGAAGACAACGACGGGGTTCTCGGCTACGAAAACGACAAGCGCGACATCACCTCCATCTGGGGTGACGTCGGATACACCTACACCTTCGTTTTCAGCAACGGGTATTTCTGGAATCTCTGGGGCGTTGTAGGCATCGCGTACGGCCGCGAACACGCAGACGACGGCAACCTGCTCTTACCCGAATCGGACATAAAGACCGCTTTTGGCTACATCGGCGAAAAATGGGCATGGAACATCGTTCTTAAAAGCGGGTATTCCGCCATCGCGTTTGGCGAGCACCTGGAACAAAAATACATAGCGGCCTTCGAAATCCTTGTGGTACGCAGGTTCTAGCCTGCAAAATATTCCAACCTCGATTTACTATTTTTTTTGCATACTATCATAACTTCAGGACAATTCTATGCGTTTCTACGTCCCTACGGATATCTATGTTGAAAAAGACTGCGTGAAGAACCATGCGCAGAACTTGCTTACGGTTGGAAAGCGCGCATTCATCATGACGGGCAAGACTTCTGCCAAACGGAATGGTTCTCTAAACGATGTTACCTCCGTTCTGGATGCGGGCCATGTGCCATACCAGGTTTTTGACCAGGTCGAAGAAAACCCATCCACCGATACCGTGGGAAACGCCGCAAAACAAGCCCGCGAATTCGGCGCCGATTACATCATCGGCATCGGGGGCGGTTCCGCTATCGATGCAGCAAAGGCCGCCGCACTACTACTTGCAAACCCGAGTGTTGACGCAGACAACTTGCACAAGGCTCCCGAAAAGCCGCTCGGCCACGTACCCGTCGTTGCCGTTCCGACTACCTGCGGAACGGGTTCCGAGGCAACTCCAGTCGCCATCATCACGAATCACAAGATTCACCTAAAAAAGAGCATTCCGCACCGCATTTTCCCCGCACTCGCACTTGTCGACGGCAAGTACCTCGCTTCAGCCAAGAAAACGCTGATTATCAACACCGCGGTCGATGCGCTCGCCCACATGATCGAAAGCATCCTGAACGTCTATTCCAACGCATTCAACCGCATGTGTCCCGAATACGGTCTCAAACTCTGGGGTGAATTCAAGGACGCGCTCCTTTCCGACGTTCCCGTCGACGAATGCCTTTACGAAAAACTCATGCTCACCTCGACTATCGCGGGCATGTCCATCGCGCATACCAGTACCTCCGTACCGCACGGCATGAGCTACGATCTCACGCTTCATCAGGGCGTGCCGCACGGCCCCGCCGTCGGCTACTT containing:
- a CDS encoding iron-containing alcohol dehydrogenase family protein, translated to MRFYVPTDIYVEKDCVKNHAQNLLTVGKRAFIMTGKTSAKRNGSLNDVTSVLDAGHVPYQVFDQVEENPSTDTVGNAAKQAREFGADYIIGIGGGSAIDAAKAAALLLANPSVDADNLHKAPEKPLGHVPVVAVPTTCGTGSEATPVAIITNHKIHLKKSIPHRIFPALALVDGKYLASAKKTLIINTAVDALAHMIESILNVYSNAFNRMCPEYGLKLWGEFKDALLSDVPVDECLYEKLMLTSTIAGMSIAHTSTSVPHGMSYDLTLHQGVPHGPAVGYFLAAYVEVCEKKVPEDVKRILALLGLKNTADFTEMLDKLIGKCKVSRKMRDQFAAAMKVNRSKLDLVPGGITPEEVDSIYDKSLVVE